The sequence below is a genomic window from Peromyscus maniculatus bairdii isolate BWxNUB_F1_BW_parent chromosome 17, HU_Pman_BW_mat_3.1, whole genome shotgun sequence.
CCCCTGGCTAGAACATCCCCCAAGATGGCAGAGGAAGGCAGCAGTACCAGGGACTGTGAGTCCCTCAGCGTGCTCAACTGGGACCAGGTTAGCCGGCTGCATGAGGTTCTGACAGAGGTCGTACCCGTCCACGGACGAGGCAACTTTCCAACCTTGGAGATAACCCTTAAGGACATCGTCCAGACTGTCCGCAGCCGGCTGGAGGAGGCAGGCATCAAAGTTCAGGACGTCCGATTGAACAGCTCTGCAGCTGGCCATGTTTTGGTCAAAGACAACGGCTTGGGTTACAAAGATCTGGATCTCATCTTTCACGTGGCTCTTCCCACGGAGACAGAATTTCAGCTGGTGAGAGATGTAGTTCTGTGCTCCCTTCTGAACTTTCGGCCAGAGGGCGTGAATAAGCTCAAGATCAGCCCCGTCACCCTGAAGGAGGCGTATGTGCAGAAGCTGGTGAAGGTCTGCACAGAGGCAGACCACTGGAGCCTGATTTCCCTCTCCAACAAGAACGGGAGGAACGTGGAGCTCAAGTTTGTTGACTCCATCCGGCGTCAGTTTGAGTTCAGTGTGGACTCCTTCCAGATCATTCTAGACTCTTTGCTGTTTTTCTATGACTGCTCCAGTAATCCCACCTCTGCGCATTTCCACCCCACAGTGATCGGGGAGAGTGTGTACGGGGATTTTGAGGAAGCCTTTGACCATCTTCAGAACAGGCTGATCGCCACCAAGAACCCTGAAGAAATCCGAGGCGGGGGTCTTCTTAAGTACAGCAACCTTCTGGTGCGGGACTTCAGGCCTGCGGACCAGGAGGAAATCAAGACTCTAGAGCGTTACATGTGCTCCAGGTTTTTCATCGACTTCCCAGACATCCTGGAACAGCAGAGGAAGCTGGAGACCTACCTTCAAAACCACTTCGCTGAAGAA
It includes:
- the LOC102915539 gene encoding terminal nucleotidyltransferase 5C, coding for MLSGAGRRGGVVRPVKIGGGSGGTAHSRQLSRGLSHRAAPAGGCPRQPPASVAASSSAQLPLARTSPKMAEEGSSTRDCESLSVLNWDQVSRLHEVLTEVVPVHGRGNFPTLEITLKDIVQTVRSRLEEAGIKVQDVRLNSSAAGHVLVKDNGLGYKDLDLIFHVALPTETEFQLVRDVVLCSLLNFRPEGVNKLKISPVTLKEAYVQKLVKVCTEADHWSLISLSNKNGRNVELKFVDSIRRQFEFSVDSFQIILDSLLFFYDCSSNPTSAHFHPTVIGESVYGDFEEAFDHLQNRLIATKNPEEIRGGGLLKYSNLLVRDFRPADQEEIKTLERYMCSRFFIDFPDILEQQRKLETYLQNHFAEEERSKYDYLMILRRVVNESTVCLMGHECRQTLNLISLLALRVLAEQNIIPSATNVTCYYQPAPYVSDGNFNNYYIAHPPVTYSQPYPTWLPCN